Proteins from a single region of Pseudomonas quebecensis:
- a CDS encoding alkene reductase encodes MTTIFDPIKLGDVELSNRIIMAPLTRCRADAGRVPNALMAEYYVQRASAGLILSEATSVTQMGVGYPDTPGIWSNDQVRGWANVTKAVHGAGGKIFLQLWHVGRISHESYLNGEPPVAPSAIQAKGHVSLVRPLADYPTPRALETAEIADIVDAYRTGAENAKAAGFDGVEIHGANGYLLDQFLQSSTNQRTDQYGGSLENRARLLLEVTDAAIDVWGPGRVGVHLAPRADAHDMGDANLAQTFTYVATELGKRGIAFICSREKEGADSLGPQLKKAFGGAYIANERFTKDSANAWLAEGKADAVAFGVPFIANPDLPARLKADAPLNEAHPETFYGKGPVGYIDYPTLPL; translated from the coding sequence ATGACGACTATTTTCGATCCGATCAAACTGGGTGACGTGGAGCTGTCGAACCGCATCATCATGGCCCCGCTGACCCGCTGCCGCGCCGACGCCGGCCGCGTGCCCAACGCGCTGATGGCCGAGTATTACGTGCAGCGTGCCTCCGCCGGGCTGATCCTCAGCGAAGCCACCTCCGTAACGCAAATGGGCGTAGGCTACCCGGACACCCCGGGCATCTGGTCCAACGACCAGGTGCGTGGCTGGGCCAACGTGACCAAGGCCGTACACGGCGCGGGCGGCAAGATTTTCCTGCAACTGTGGCACGTCGGCCGGATCTCCCACGAGTCCTACCTGAACGGCGAACCCCCCGTGGCACCGAGTGCGATCCAGGCCAAGGGCCACGTCAGCCTGGTGCGTCCGCTGGCCGACTATCCGACCCCGCGCGCCCTGGAAACCGCTGAAATCGCCGACATCGTCGACGCCTACCGCACCGGCGCCGAGAATGCCAAGGCTGCAGGCTTTGACGGCGTGGAAATTCACGGGGCCAACGGCTACCTGCTCGACCAGTTCCTGCAGAGCAGCACCAACCAGCGCACCGATCAGTACGGCGGCTCCCTGGAAAACCGCGCACGCCTGCTGCTGGAAGTGACCGATGCGGCCATCGACGTGTGGGGCCCTGGCCGCGTGGGCGTGCACCTGGCACCCCGCGCCGATGCGCACGACATGGGCGACGCCAACCTGGCGCAGACCTTTACCTACGTCGCCACTGAGCTGGGCAAACGCGGCATCGCGTTTATCTGCTCGCGCGAGAAAGAAGGCGCCGACAGCCTCGGTCCACAGCTGAAAAAAGCCTTCGGCGGCGCGTATATCGCCAACGAACGCTTCACTAAAGACAGCGCCAACGCGTGGCTGGCCGAGGGTAAGGCGGATGCGGTGGCGTTTGGCGTGCCGTTCATTGCCAACCCGGACCTGCCGGCTCGCCTGAAGGCCGATGCCCCGCTGAACGAAGCGCATCCGGAGACGTTCTATGGCAAAGGCCCGGTGGGTTACATCGACTACCCGACCCTGCCGCTGTAA
- a CDS encoding TetR family transcriptional regulator has translation MVRRTKEEAQETRSQILDAAEQAFYERGVARTTLADIAALAGVTRGAIYWHFSNKSDLLQALLDTLHEPLDELARASESEDELDPLGCMRKLLIRLFHQVALDPKTRRINEILFHKCEFTDEMCDMRRQRQTHSLECNLRIGLTLRNAVHRGQLPENLDTTRGAVCIHAYINGLIGQWLLVPDSFQLQQEAERWVEAGLDMLRLSPSLRN, from the coding sequence ATGGTTCGTCGCACCAAAGAGGAAGCTCAGGAAACGCGCAGCCAGATTCTCGATGCCGCCGAGCAAGCCTTTTACGAGCGCGGCGTCGCGCGGACCACGCTGGCGGACATCGCCGCACTGGCCGGCGTAACGCGAGGCGCTATCTATTGGCATTTCAGTAATAAATCCGATTTGCTCCAGGCGCTGCTCGATACGCTGCACGAGCCCTTGGACGAGTTGGCCCGGGCCAGTGAAAGCGAGGATGAACTCGACCCGCTGGGCTGTATGCGCAAGCTGCTGATTCGTTTGTTCCATCAAGTGGCCCTGGACCCGAAAACCCGACGCATCAATGAGATCTTGTTTCATAAGTGCGAATTCACCGACGAAATGTGCGACATGCGCCGCCAGCGCCAAACGCATAGCCTGGAATGCAACCTGCGCATCGGCCTGACACTGCGTAATGCGGTCCATCGCGGGCAACTTCCGGAAAACCTCGACACCACGCGTGGCGCGGTGTGCATTCATGCCTACATCAATGGGCTGATCGGCCAATGGCTGCTGGTCCCCGACAGCTTCCAATTGCAGCAGGAAGCCGAACGCTGGGTAGAGGCAGGGCTGGACATGCTGCGCTTGAGCCCAAGCCTGCGCAATTGA
- a CDS encoding efflux RND transporter periplasmic adaptor subunit, whose amino-acid sequence MQLKPAVTALVTAVALASLLSGCKKEEAAPPAQIPLVGVVTLQPQAFTLTSELPGRTTAFRIAEVRPQVNGIILKRLFKEGADVKEGQQLYQIDPSVYEATLKSAQATLSQTKSISDRYKQLVDEQAVSRQEYDTAVANRMTAEANVQTAQINVRYTKVFAPISGRIGRSSVTEGALVSNGQADAMAVIQQLDPIYVDVTQSSAEMLKLRRDLESGQLEKAGANAAKVKLTLEDGSDYQHDGKLEFSEVSVDQTTGSVTLRAVFPNPDHTLLPGMFVHAQLQAGVNSKAILAPQQGVTRDLKGTPTALIVNAQNKVEQRELVANRTAGAYWLVEKGLNAGDRVITEGLQYVKPGAEVKVKDADNAKPAGTAAPAAAAGKGE is encoded by the coding sequence ATGCAACTTAAGCCAGCTGTTACCGCTCTGGTCACTGCCGTCGCCCTGGCATCGCTGCTCAGCGGATGTAAAAAGGAAGAAGCGGCTCCGCCCGCTCAAATCCCTCTGGTCGGCGTGGTCACCCTGCAACCGCAAGCCTTTACCCTGACGTCCGAACTCCCTGGCCGCACTACGGCCTTTCGCATCGCGGAAGTTCGCCCGCAGGTCAACGGCATCATTCTCAAGCGCCTGTTCAAAGAAGGCGCGGACGTGAAGGAAGGCCAGCAGCTTTATCAGATCGACCCGTCGGTCTATGAGGCCACCCTGAAAAGCGCCCAGGCCACCCTGAGCCAGACCAAATCCATCAGCGACCGCTACAAGCAGTTGGTGGATGAGCAGGCCGTGAGCCGCCAGGAATACGACACCGCCGTCGCCAATCGCATGACCGCCGAAGCCAACGTGCAAACCGCCCAGATCAACGTGCGCTACACCAAAGTGTTCGCGCCGATCTCCGGGCGTATCGGCCGTTCTTCGGTGACCGAAGGCGCGCTGGTCAGCAATGGCCAGGCCGATGCCATGGCGGTCATCCAGCAACTGGACCCGATCTACGTCGACGTCACGCAGTCTTCGGCCGAAATGCTGAAGCTGCGCCGCGACCTGGAAAGCGGCCAACTGGAAAAAGCCGGCGCCAATGCGGCCAAGGTCAAGCTGACCCTGGAAGACGGTAGCGACTATCAACACGACGGCAAACTGGAATTTTCCGAAGTGTCGGTCGATCAGACCACCGGCTCCGTGACCCTGCGCGCTGTGTTCCCCAACCCTGACCACACCCTGCTGCCGGGCATGTTCGTACACGCCCAATTGCAAGCCGGCGTGAACAGCAAGGCGATCCTGGCCCCGCAGCAAGGCGTGACCCGCGACCTTAAAGGCACTCCGACGGCGCTGATCGTCAACGCGCAAAACAAGGTCGAGCAACGTGAACTGGTGGCCAACCGTACCGCCGGTGCCTACTGGCTGGTGGAGAAAGGCTTGAACGCCGGTGACCGTGTCATCACAGAAGGCTTGCAGTACGTCAAGCCAGGCGCCGAGGTCAAGGTCAAGGACGCGGACAACGCCAAGCCCGCCGGTACCGCCGCTCCTGCTGCCGCTGCTGGCAAAGGGGAGTAA
- a CDS encoding efflux RND transporter permease subunit: MSKFFIDRPIFAWVIALVIMLVGALSILKLPINQYPAIAPTAIDIQVTYPGASAQTVQDTVVQVIEQQLNGIDNLRYVSSDSNSDGSMTITVTFNQGTNPDIAQVQVQNKLNLATPLLPQEVQQQGIRVTKSVKNFLMVIGLVSEDGSMTKDDLSNYIVSNIQDPISRTAGVGDFQVFGSQYAMRIWLDPAKLNNYQLTPVDVSTAISAQNVQVATGQLGGLPALPGTQLNATIIGKTRLQTAEQFGNILMKVNTDGSQVRLKDVARIELGGQTYSISAQFNGKPASGMAIKLASGANALDTAKAIRATVASLEPFFPPGMKAVVPYDTTPVVTESISGVVHTLVEAIVLVFLVMFLFLQNFRATIITTMTVPVVLLGTFGILAAFGFTINTLTMFGMILAIGLLVDDAIVVVENVERVMAEEHLSPKEATVKSMTQIQGALVGIALVLSAVLLPMAFFGGSTGVIYKQFSITIVSAMALSVLVALIFTPALCATMLKPIDPEKHGQPKRGFFGWFNRTFDRSVVSYERGVGNMIKHKIPAFLVYLLIFAGMIWLFMRIPAAFLPDEDQGVIFAQVQTPVGSTAERTQKVIDDMRIFLLNDKEGEPGEGKGVKSVFTVNGFNFAGRGQSSGLAFVMLKPWDERDASTSVFEIAKRAQGYFMQTFQDAMVFAIVPPSVLELGNATGFDVFLQDQGGVGHEKLMAARNQFLGMAAQSKILAGVRPNGVNDEPQYELTVDDEKASAQGISLSNINQTLAIALGGSYVNDFIDRGRVKKVYVQGDAASRMSPEDLNKWYVRSDSGKMVPLSAIATGKWIYGSPKLSRYNGVAAMEILGTPAPGHSTGEAMAEVERIAKQLPAGVGYAWTGLSYEERLSGSQAPALYALSLLVVFLCLAALYESWSIPIAVVLVVPLGVVGALIATSMRGLSNDVFFQVGLLVTVGLAAKNAILIVEFAKELHEQGKGIVESAIEASRMRLRPIIMTSMAFILGVLPLAISSGAGSGSQHAIGTGVIGGMITATVLAIFWVPLFFATVSAIGNRKEPETKQTSKEAGQ, encoded by the coding sequence ATGTCGAAATTTTTTATCGACCGTCCCATTTTCGCCTGGGTGATTGCCCTGGTGATCATGCTGGTCGGGGCACTGTCGATCCTGAAGTTGCCCATCAACCAATACCCGGCCATCGCGCCGACCGCTATCGATATCCAGGTGACCTACCCAGGCGCGTCCGCACAAACCGTGCAGGACACCGTGGTGCAGGTGATCGAGCAACAGCTCAACGGTATCGACAACCTGCGTTATGTCTCCTCGGACAGTAACTCCGACGGCAGCATGACCATCACCGTGACGTTCAACCAGGGTACCAACCCGGACATCGCCCAGGTTCAGGTGCAGAACAAGCTGAACCTGGCCACCCCGCTGCTGCCGCAAGAAGTACAGCAGCAGGGGATCCGCGTGACCAAGTCGGTGAAGAACTTCCTGATGGTGATCGGTCTGGTGTCCGAAGACGGCAGCATGACCAAGGACGACCTGTCCAACTACATCGTGTCCAACATCCAGGACCCGATCTCGCGGACAGCCGGCGTGGGTGACTTCCAGGTATTCGGTTCCCAGTACGCCATGCGTATCTGGCTCGACCCGGCCAAGCTGAACAACTACCAGTTGACTCCGGTCGACGTCAGCACCGCCATTTCCGCACAGAACGTGCAGGTGGCCACCGGCCAATTGGGCGGCCTGCCTGCCCTGCCCGGCACTCAGCTGAACGCCACCATCATCGGCAAGACGCGCCTGCAGACCGCAGAGCAGTTCGGCAACATCCTGATGAAGGTCAACACCGACGGCTCGCAGGTTCGCCTCAAGGACGTCGCGCGCATCGAGCTGGGCGGCCAGACCTACAGCATCAGCGCGCAGTTCAACGGCAAGCCGGCCTCCGGCATGGCGATCAAGCTGGCGTCCGGCGCCAACGCCCTGGACACCGCCAAGGCCATCCGCGCCACCGTGGCGTCCCTGGAGCCGTTCTTCCCGCCAGGCATGAAGGCAGTGGTGCCGTATGACACCACCCCGGTAGTGACCGAATCGATCTCCGGTGTGGTGCACACCCTGGTCGAAGCGATCGTGCTGGTGTTCCTGGTGATGTTCCTGTTCCTGCAGAACTTCCGCGCCACCATCATCACCACCATGACCGTTCCGGTGGTACTGCTGGGTACGTTCGGCATCCTCGCGGCGTTCGGTTTCACCATCAACACCCTGACCATGTTCGGCATGATCCTGGCCATCGGCCTGCTGGTGGACGACGCCATCGTGGTGGTGGAGAACGTTGAGCGGGTGATGGCCGAGGAGCACCTGTCGCCTAAAGAAGCGACGGTCAAGTCCATGACCCAGATCCAGGGCGCCCTGGTGGGTATTGCCCTGGTGCTGTCGGCGGTACTGCTGCCAATGGCGTTCTTCGGCGGTTCCACCGGTGTGATCTACAAACAGTTCTCCATCACCATCGTTTCGGCCATGGCGTTGTCGGTACTGGTTGCCCTGATTTTCACCCCGGCGCTGTGCGCCACCATGCTCAAACCGATCGACCCCGAAAAGCACGGCCAACCCAAGCGTGGTTTCTTCGGCTGGTTCAACCGCACCTTCGACCGTAGCGTGGTGAGCTACGAGCGCGGCGTGGGCAACATGATCAAGCACAAGATCCCGGCGTTCCTGGTCTACCTGCTGATCTTCGCCGGCATGATCTGGCTGTTCATGCGCATCCCCGCGGCGTTCCTGCCCGACGAAGACCAGGGCGTAATCTTTGCCCAGGTGCAGACACCGGTCGGCTCCACCGCGGAACGTACGCAGAAAGTCATCGACGACATGCGCATCTTCCTGCTCAACGACAAGGAAGGTGAGCCAGGCGAAGGCAAAGGCGTCAAATCGGTGTTTACCGTGAACGGCTTCAACTTCGCCGGTCGTGGCCAAAGCTCGGGCCTGGCGTTCGTGATGCTCAAGCCGTGGGACGAGCGTGATGCGTCCACTTCGGTGTTCGAGATCGCCAAACGTGCCCAGGGCTACTTCATGCAGACGTTCCAGGACGCCATGGTGTTCGCCATCGTGCCGCCGTCGGTACTGGAATTGGGTAACGCCACCGGTTTCGACGTGTTCCTGCAGGACCAGGGCGGTGTCGGTCATGAGAAGTTGATGGCCGCGCGCAACCAGTTCCTGGGCATGGCGGCACAGAGCAAGATCCTGGCCGGCGTGCGCCCCAACGGCGTGAACGATGAGCCGCAATACGAGCTCACCGTTGACGACGAGAAGGCCAGCGCCCAGGGCATTTCCCTGTCCAACATCAACCAGACCCTGGCGATCGCCCTGGGTGGCAGCTACGTCAACGACTTCATCGACCGTGGTCGTGTGAAGAAGGTGTACGTGCAAGGTGACGCCGCCAGCCGCATGTCTCCAGAAGACCTGAACAAGTGGTACGTGCGCAGCGACTCCGGGAAGATGGTGCCGTTGTCGGCCATCGCCACCGGCAAGTGGATCTACGGCTCGCCGAAGCTCTCGCGTTACAACGGCGTGGCCGCGATGGAAATCCTCGGCACCCCGGCACCGGGCCACAGCACCGGTGAAGCGATGGCCGAAGTCGAGCGCATCGCCAAGCAACTGCCGGCGGGCGTGGGCTATGCGTGGACAGGCCTGTCGTACGAAGAACGCTTGTCCGGCTCGCAGGCACCGGCGTTGTACGCGCTGTCGCTGCTGGTGGTGTTCCTGTGCCTCGCGGCGCTGTACGAAAGCTGGTCGATTCCGATCGCAGTCGTGTTGGTGGTGCCGCTGGGCGTGGTGGGTGCGTTGATCGCCACCAGCATGCGCGGGCTGTCCAACGACGTGTTCTTCCAGGTGGGCCTGTTGGTCACGGTGGGTCTGGCGGCGAAAAACGCCATCCTCATCGTGGAGTTCGCCAAAGAGCTTCACGAACAAGGCAAGGGCATCGTCGAGTCGGCCATCGAAGCCTCTCGCATGCGTCTGCGTCCGATCATCATGACCTCCATGGCGTTCATCCTCGGCGTACTGCCGCTGGCGATCTCCTCGGGTGCCGGTTCAGGCAGCCAGCACGCCATCGGTACCGGCGTGATCGGCGGTATGATCACGGCCACTGTCCTGGCGATCTTCTGGGTGCCGCTGTTCTTCGCCACCGTGTCGGCCATCGGCAACCGCAAAGAACCCGAAACCAAGCAAACTTCTAAAGAGGCTGGCCAATGA
- the adeC gene encoding AdeC/AdeK/OprM family multidrug efflux complex outer membrane factor, whose protein sequence is MSKSLLSLAVTAFVLSGCSLIPDYQRPEAPVAAQYPQGPAYSSAQAPGQAAAEQGWKQFFHDPALQQLIQTALVNNRDLRVAALNIDAYAAQYNIQRADLFPAVSATGSGERSRTPARLSQTGESRIASQYSVGLGISSYELDLFGRVRSLSEEALQRYFATEEARRSTQISLVASVANAYLTWQADKELLKLTQDTLGAFEQSFKLTSRSNEVGVASALDLSQARTSVENARVQLARYTRQVAQDENNLTLLLGTGLPANLASQPLSDNLLSEVPAGLPSDLLQRRPDIVQAEYNLKAANANIGAARAAFFPSISLTASAGTASPNLGGLFKGGSGTWSFAPQINIPIFNAGSLRASLDYSKIQKEINVANYEKAIQTGFQEVSDGLAARATYKQQLEAQRGFVEANQDYYRLAERRYRIGVDSNLTFLDAQRQLFSAQQSLITDRLAQLTSEVNLYKALGGGWNEQTAKNEPLKEEAPAFKAF, encoded by the coding sequence ATGAGCAAGTCGCTACTTTCCCTGGCCGTCACAGCATTCGTGCTCAGTGGCTGCTCGCTGATCCCTGACTACCAGCGCCCCGAAGCGCCGGTAGCGGCGCAATACCCGCAGGGGCCGGCCTATTCGTCGGCCCAGGCGCCGGGCCAGGCTGCCGCCGAGCAAGGCTGGAAGCAGTTTTTCCATGATCCTGCCCTGCAGCAACTGATCCAGACCGCACTGGTGAACAACCGCGACCTGCGTGTCGCGGCCCTGAACATCGATGCCTACGCCGCGCAATACAACATCCAGCGCGCCGACCTGTTCCCGGCCGTATCGGCCACGGGCAGCGGCGAACGCTCGCGCACCCCGGCTCGCCTGTCGCAGACCGGCGAATCGAGGATCGCCAGCCAGTACTCGGTCGGCCTTGGAATCAGTTCCTATGAGCTGGACCTGTTCGGCCGCGTGCGCAGCCTGAGTGAAGAAGCCCTGCAAAGGTACTTCGCCACGGAAGAAGCGCGGCGCAGCACCCAGATCAGCCTGGTGGCCAGCGTGGCCAACGCCTACCTGACCTGGCAGGCCGACAAGGAACTGCTCAAGCTGACCCAGGACACCCTTGGCGCGTTCGAGCAAAGTTTCAAACTCACCTCGCGCAGCAACGAAGTCGGCGTGGCCTCGGCCCTCGACCTGAGCCAGGCGCGCACCTCGGTGGAGAACGCTCGCGTGCAATTGGCGCGTTACACCCGCCAGGTGGCCCAGGACGAAAACAACCTGACCCTGCTGCTGGGTACCGGCCTGCCGGCCAATCTGGCCAGCCAGCCGCTGTCGGATAACCTGCTCAGCGAAGTACCGGCCGGCCTGCCTTCGGACCTGCTGCAACGTCGCCCCGACATTGTGCAGGCCGAGTACAACCTCAAGGCCGCCAACGCCAATATCGGCGCGGCCCGCGCGGCGTTCTTCCCAAGCATCAGCCTGACCGCCAGCGCCGGCACCGCCAGCCCGAACCTGGGCGGCCTGTTCAAGGGCGGCTCGGGCACCTGGTCGTTCGCCCCGCAGATCAACATCCCGATCTTCAACGCCGGCAGCCTGCGTGCCAGCCTGGACTACTCGAAGATCCAGAAAGAGATCAACGTGGCGAACTACGAAAAGGCGATCCAGACCGGCTTCCAGGAAGTCTCCGATGGCCTCGCCGCGCGGGCGACCTACAAGCAGCAACTGGAAGCCCAGCGCGGTTTCGTCGAGGCCAACCAGGATTACTACCGCCTGGCCGAGCGTCGCTACCGCATCGGTGTCGACAGCAACCTGACGTTCCTCGATGCCCAGCGCCAGCTGTTCAGCGCTCAGCAATCGCTGATCACCGACCGTCTGGCGCAGTTGACCAGCGAGGTCAACCTGTACAAGGCCCTCGGCGGTGGCTGGAATGAGCAGACCGCGAAGAACGAACCGCTGAAAGAAGAAGCGCCGGCGTTCAAGGCGTTCTGA
- a CDS encoding molecular chaperone HscC: protein MIVGIDLGTTNSLAAVWRGDAAELVPNALGQLLTPSVVGLDDQGRVLVGQAAKERLHTHPHLTTSLFKRYMGSATEVRLGDRSFRPEELSALVLKSLKEDIERTYGHAVTEAVISVPAYFSDGQRKATRIAGELAGLNVEKLINEPTAAALAYGLHQRDKETSFLVFDLGGGTFDVSIIELFDGVMEVRASAGDNFLGGEDFDTLLLEHFVDSQRNAQGFPPTSSVLQALRREAERVRKALGQDDSADFTLRVDGQQWVKTISQQELAKLYTPLLERLRAPIERALRDARIRVSDLDEILLVGGTTRMPLVRKLAAGLFGRFPSISLDPDQVVAHGAAIQAALKARSAALEEVVLTDVCPYTLGIETSNQYGGHIESGLYLPLIERNSSVPVSRVKSVVTLHDDQSRVLLKIYQGESRLVKDNIELGQLEIAVPKRKAGEVSLDVRFTYDNNGLLEAQVNIPLTGEQHSLVIENNPGVLSPQEIQQRLQALALLKIHPRDQQVNTVLTARLERLYQESLGELREQLGHWAAQFQQVLDTQDERRIREARSELTRQLEQLDNGFWR from the coding sequence ATGATCGTAGGAATCGACCTGGGGACAACCAACAGTCTCGCAGCGGTCTGGCGCGGCGATGCCGCCGAATTGGTGCCCAATGCCCTCGGCCAGTTACTGACCCCGAGCGTGGTCGGGCTGGACGACCAGGGTCGCGTGCTGGTCGGTCAGGCCGCCAAGGAGCGCCTGCACACGCACCCGCACCTGACCACGTCGCTGTTCAAGCGCTATATGGGCAGTGCCACCGAGGTGCGCCTGGGCGACCGTTCGTTTCGCCCGGAAGAACTCTCGGCGCTGGTGCTCAAGAGCCTGAAAGAAGACATCGAACGCACCTACGGCCACGCCGTCACCGAAGCCGTGATCAGCGTGCCTGCCTACTTCAGCGACGGCCAACGCAAAGCCACGCGCATTGCCGGTGAACTGGCCGGGCTCAACGTTGAAAAACTGATCAACGAACCCACCGCCGCCGCCCTCGCCTACGGCCTGCATCAACGCGACAAAGAAACCTCGTTCCTGGTGTTCGACCTCGGTGGCGGCACGTTTGACGTGTCGATCATCGAGCTGTTCGACGGGGTGATGGAGGTGCGCGCCAGCGCCGGTGACAACTTTTTGGGCGGCGAAGACTTCGACACGCTGCTGTTGGAGCATTTCGTCGACAGCCAGCGCAACGCCCAGGGTTTTCCACCCACCAGCAGCGTGCTGCAGGCCCTGCGCCGCGAGGCCGAGCGTGTGCGCAAGGCGTTGGGCCAGGATGACAGCGCCGACTTCACCCTGCGCGTCGACGGCCAACAGTGGGTCAAGACCATCAGCCAACAGGAACTGGCCAAGCTCTACACGCCGCTGCTCGAGCGCCTGCGGGCACCGATCGAGCGTGCCCTACGCGATGCGCGCATCCGTGTCAGTGACCTGGATGAAATCCTGCTGGTGGGCGGTACCACGCGGATGCCGCTGGTGCGCAAACTCGCCGCCGGGCTGTTCGGGCGCTTCCCGTCCATCAGCCTCGACCCCGACCAGGTGGTCGCCCACGGCGCCGCGATCCAGGCCGCGCTCAAGGCGCGTTCCGCCGCGCTGGAAGAAGTCGTGCTGACCGACGTGTGCCCCTACACCCTCGGCATCGAAACCTCAAACCAGTACGGCGGCCACATCGAGAGCGGGCTGTACCTGCCCTTGATCGAACGCAACAGCAGCGTGCCGGTGAGCCGGGTCAAAAGCGTGGTCACCCTGCATGACGACCAGAGCCGCGTCCTGTTGAAGATCTACCAGGGCGAAAGCCGCCTGGTAAAAGACAACATCGAACTGGGCCAGCTGGAAATCGCCGTGCCCAAGCGCAAGGCCGGCGAAGTCTCGCTGGACGTGCGCTTCACCTACGACAACAACGGCCTGCTCGAAGCCCAGGTGAATATCCCGCTGACCGGCGAGCAGCACTCCCTGGTGATCGAGAACAATCCCGGCGTGCTCAGCCCGCAGGAAATCCAGCAACGCCTGCAAGCCCTGGCGCTGCTGAAAATTCATCCGCGCGACCAGCAGGTCAACACCGTCCTGACCGCGCGCCTTGAACGGCTCTATCAGGAAAGCCTGGGTGAGCTGCGCGAACAGCTCGGGCATTGGGCCGCGCAGTTCCAGCAGGTGCTCGATACCCAGGACGAACGCCGCATCCGCGAAGCCCGCAGCGAACTGACCCGGCAACTGGAGCAGCTCGATAACGGGTTCTGGCGCTGA
- a CDS encoding J domain-containing protein — protein MDCWTVLQLPEDADERTIKRSYARLLKSCRPDEDAVGFQRLREAYEEALSEARWRVDNDEQVAVEAPPAEAAPGNLSDLAELMDVRPLSPAPFDAPAPDPAEALICGLNAHNLDERWAQARQQGCADAFQAGLLRHCFTAPGERSAIAQWAAQHLEWLTPWQQVAMTTWQYEALTGELLQDYRRTLQELLEQQAEREFIRQLTQHNSQAWLQVFDLQQQWQRIVLQLLHDTQWSVPLFERVCQAFGWDDQKGVYPEPAWMWRQLVSRCEQESFFAHLQEKAQDTRRNSADALAARLLLTPMSATQQKRIIDTFGDNEWNACQHLAETLTWRYPQLTERLPQPDLFFWRKFVPRPIYTQVFIRLWAVFALGIGLSIAHSGPDKLDLMSVSIFMFMALVPAGIGFRVTQLWAGMSSTYRVLDLWLSQRLIPKRLNPNDYWLVIRHGVPQAIMLVACGLMLGVLGAFTYAGMVLINLLHKKRIGHMSQRFSEGYPWLNGLHWAFWSPWQVVFLVVMVAVIVAAQHYLPAFPWTHIDLPKR, from the coding sequence ATGGATTGTTGGACCGTATTGCAGCTGCCGGAAGATGCCGACGAGCGCACCATCAAGCGCAGCTATGCACGCTTGCTCAAAAGCTGCCGCCCGGACGAGGATGCCGTCGGCTTCCAGCGCCTGCGCGAGGCCTATGAAGAGGCACTGAGCGAAGCGCGCTGGCGCGTGGACAACGACGAGCAGGTGGCCGTCGAGGCACCGCCGGCCGAAGCGGCCCCCGGCAATCTCAGCGACCTGGCCGAACTGATGGACGTGCGCCCCCTCAGCCCGGCGCCGTTCGACGCCCCCGCGCCAGACCCAGCCGAGGCGCTGATCTGCGGCCTCAATGCCCATAACCTCGATGAACGCTGGGCGCAGGCTCGGCAACAGGGTTGCGCCGACGCGTTCCAGGCCGGCCTGTTGCGCCATTGTTTCACTGCCCCCGGCGAACGCAGCGCCATCGCCCAATGGGCCGCGCAGCACCTGGAATGGCTGACGCCGTGGCAGCAGGTGGCGATGACCACCTGGCAGTACGAGGCGCTGACCGGCGAACTGTTGCAGGACTACCGCCGCACCTTGCAAGAGCTGCTGGAGCAGCAGGCCGAACGCGAGTTCATCCGCCAATTGACGCAGCACAACAGCCAAGCCTGGTTGCAGGTATTCGACCTGCAGCAACAGTGGCAACGCATCGTTCTGCAATTGCTGCATGACACCCAGTGGAGCGTGCCGCTGTTCGAACGGGTGTGCCAGGCGTTTGGTTGGGATGACCAGAAAGGCGTTTACCCGGAACCGGCGTGGATGTGGCGCCAGTTGGTGTCGCGCTGCGAGCAGGAGAGTTTCTTCGCTCATCTGCAGGAGAAAGCCCAGGACACCCGACGCAACTCCGCCGACGCCCTGGCCGCGCGCCTGCTGCTGACGCCGATGTCCGCCACGCAACAAAAACGCATCATTGATACCTTCGGCGACAACGAATGGAACGCCTGCCAGCACCTGGCCGAAACGTTGACCTGGCGCTACCCGCAACTGACCGAGCGGCTGCCTCAACCTGACCTGTTCTTCTGGCGCAAATTCGTGCCACGGCCGATCTACACCCAAGTATTTATCCGGTTGTGGGCCGTGTTCGCCCTGGGTATCGGCCTGAGCATCGCCCACTCCGGGCCCGACAAACTGGACTTGATGTCGGTGTCGATCTTTATGTTCATGGCACTGGTGCCGGCCGGCATCGGCTTTCGCGTCACGCAGCTGTGGGCCGGGATGAGTTCGACCTACAGAGTGCTGGACTTGTGGCTGAGCCAGCGCTTGATCCCCAAGCGACTCAACCCCAACGACTATTGGCTGGTGATCCGCCACGGCGTGCCGCAGGCGATCATGCTGGTGGCCTGCGGCTTGATGCTCGGCGTACTCGGCGCGTTCACCTATGCCGGCATGGTACTGATCAACCTGTTGCACAAAAAACGCATCGGCCATATGAGCCAACGCTTCAGCGAAGGCTACCCGTGGCTCAACGGCCTGCATTGGGCGTTCTGGAGCCCGTGGCAAGTGGTGTTCCTGGTGGTGATGGTGGCCGTGATCGTCGCGGCCCAGCATTACTTGCCGGCGTTCCCCTGGACCCACATCGACCTGCCCAAACGCTGA